Proteins from a genomic interval of Diaminobutyricimonas aerilata:
- a CDS encoding AAA family ATPase yields the protein MLTAVAISGYRSVHDLVLPLSGLNVITGANGSGKSNVYRALRLIAGMAEGGAIRALAREGGLDAVLWAGPEQPVKPGSTAQGTMRTRPIALQLGFASDDLGYLVDLGLPVPAESTMFNRDPVIKRESVFAGPVARPSALLVERRNAHVRVRDDAWHDVPYAPPGHRSILGELGDTQTTPELLTLRNRLRDWRFYDHLRTDIDAPARRPQIGTRTPVLSDDGSDLAAALRTIVEDGGARTLDATIDEAFPGSRIEVAATDGVFTLGLRQSGLLRPLGAAELSDGTLRFLLLTAALLTPQPPELMVLNEPETSLHVDLLPALASLIRRASENTQVVVITHAQRLAELLGEAPEVNALTLVKRSDATDIDGLGMLERPRWDWGKR from the coding sequence GTCGCGATCTCCGGATACCGCTCCGTGCACGACCTCGTGCTGCCATTGAGCGGACTCAACGTCATCACGGGGGCGAACGGCAGCGGCAAGTCGAACGTGTACCGCGCGTTGCGGCTCATCGCCGGCATGGCGGAGGGTGGGGCCATCCGTGCCCTCGCTCGCGAGGGCGGCCTGGATGCGGTGCTCTGGGCGGGACCGGAGCAGCCGGTGAAACCGGGCTCGACCGCGCAGGGCACGATGCGCACGCGGCCGATCGCGCTGCAGCTGGGTTTCGCGAGCGACGACCTCGGGTACCTCGTCGACCTCGGCCTGCCGGTGCCGGCGGAGTCGACGATGTTCAACCGCGACCCCGTCATCAAACGCGAGTCGGTGTTCGCCGGCCCCGTCGCGCGACCGTCGGCGTTACTCGTCGAACGCCGCAACGCCCACGTGCGCGTGCGCGACGACGCCTGGCACGACGTGCCGTACGCACCGCCCGGGCATCGCAGCATCCTCGGCGAACTCGGCGACACGCAGACGACCCCGGAACTGCTGACCCTGCGCAACCGGCTGCGCGACTGGCGCTTCTACGACCACCTGCGCACCGACATCGACGCACCCGCCCGCCGTCCGCAGATCGGCACGCGCACCCCGGTGCTGAGCGACGACGGATCGGACCTCGCGGCGGCCCTGCGCACGATCGTCGAAGACGGCGGGGCGCGGACGCTCGACGCCACGATCGACGAGGCCTTCCCCGGGTCGCGGATCGAGGTCGCGGCGACGGACGGTGTCTTCACGCTCGGGCTGCGTCAGAGTGGACTGCTCCGTCCGCTCGGGGCGGCGGAACTCTCCGACGGCACACTGCGCTTCCTGCTGCTCACTGCGGCTCTGCTCACCCCGCAGCCACCCGAGCTCATGGTGCTCAACGAGCCGGAGACGAGCCTGCACGTCGACCTCCTGCCCGCCCTCGCCTCCCTCATCCGTCGCGCATCCGAGAACACGCAGGTCGTCGTGATCACTCACGCCCAGCGTCTCGCCGAGCTGCTGGGGGAGGCGCCGGAGGTGAACGCCCTCACCCTCGTGAAGCGGTCCGACGCGACCGACATCGACGGACTCGGGATGCTCGAGCGCCCGCGGTGGGACTGGGGCAAGCGCTGA
- a CDS encoding MFS transporter — protein sequence MSAFSYQAASVPLRLASAGTVVALPVLAVERLDSVAIGGLLTGAALFPAIVVAPLVGTVLDRMRRPRRLLIGAALTTALAFAIAAMLGDVPTGLVALALVIAGLTTPVYMGGMSSFVTSAIAEPRKAYAQDSLSYTMASIAGPAIAALAIALDSARSAMFAMAVLALIGTFGSLGLSMDARPAPEQGVRRTIAAGITHLVRHRPIAVVTISGTLSQVGGGAAGVAAVGLSIERAGDIGAAAWIMTAFAVGGLAGAIAIAVRRWTRRSPAWVMGAGFAATGVLIFAATPDLGILYTIAVIGLAGIFTAPANAAMLLLRDQESPATVKSQVFTIGAGLRSAAAAVGAALAGAVSGLDAGWLIGGIGVVWMLSGLLLVAFPRDQRVPRAERGH from the coding sequence ATGAGCGCGTTCAGCTACCAGGCGGCGTCCGTGCCGCTTCGACTCGCGAGCGCCGGTACCGTCGTCGCCCTCCCCGTGCTCGCCGTCGAACGGCTCGACTCCGTCGCGATCGGCGGACTGCTCACCGGCGCCGCGCTGTTCCCGGCGATCGTCGTCGCCCCCCTGGTCGGTACCGTGCTCGACCGCATGCGTCGGCCCCGGCGGTTGCTCATCGGCGCCGCGCTCACCACCGCGCTCGCGTTCGCGATCGCGGCGATGCTCGGCGACGTGCCCACCGGGCTCGTGGCGCTCGCGCTCGTCATCGCCGGGCTCACCACACCGGTGTACATGGGCGGCATGTCGAGTTTCGTGACGAGCGCGATCGCGGAGCCGCGCAAGGCGTACGCGCAGGACTCCCTCTCGTACACGATGGCGTCGATCGCCGGTCCCGCCATCGCGGCACTCGCGATCGCTTTGGACTCGGCACGGTCGGCGATGTTCGCGATGGCGGTACTCGCCCTCATCGGCACGTTCGGTTCACTGGGGCTCTCGATGGATGCGCGACCGGCGCCCGAGCAGGGGGTGCGTCGCACGATCGCGGCGGGCATCACGCACCTCGTGCGGCACCGGCCGATCGCGGTCGTGACCATCTCCGGCACGCTCAGTCAGGTCGGCGGCGGTGCCGCGGGCGTCGCCGCGGTCGGGCTCTCGATCGAACGGGCCGGCGACATCGGCGCGGCCGCGTGGATCATGACCGCCTTCGCCGTGGGCGGCCTCGCGGGCGCGATCGCGATCGCCGTGCGCCGGTGGACCCGCCGCTCCCCCGCGTGGGTGATGGGCGCCGGCTTCGCCGCCACCGGGGTGCTCATCTTCGCCGCGACACCCGACCTCGGCATCCTGTACACGATCGCGGTGATCGGCCTTGCGGGCATCTTCACCGCGCCGGCGAACGCCGCGATGCTGCTGCTGCGCGACCAGGAGAGCCCGGCGACGGTGAAGTCGCAGGTGTTCACGATCGGCGCGGGACTGCGTTCCGCGGCCGCGGCGGTCGGCGCCGCTCTCGCCGGCGCGGTGTCGGGCCTGGATGCGGGCTGGCTTATCGGCGGCATCGGCGTCGTGTGGATGCTCTCCGGTCTGCTGCTCGTCGCGTTCCCGCGCGATCAGCGGGTGCCGCGCGCCGAGCGCGGTCACTGA
- the rlmC gene encoding 23S rRNA (uracil(747)-C(5))-methyltransferase RlmC: MQCSYFDAGLCRSCTLLEQPYEQQLAGKEARVRELLAPHPGIQWLPTVPSAEGGFRNKAKMMVGGTIAAPTLGLLDGRGRGIDLRGCAVCTPGIRAALPAVASFITAAGLEPYDVPTRRGQLKNVILTESPAGELMVRFVVRTADVLPAIRAQLPSLLAAEPRATVVSVNLHPEHKAVVEGDTEVVLTENDTLTMRLGTVDLRLRPQSFFQTNSAVAAALYAQAVEWTDALQPRSVWDLYCGVGGFALHCAAPGRRVLGIETSAEAIESARASATAAAATDVRFEVGDATGFALAADEHPDLVIVNPPRRGIGTELAGWIERSEVRHVIYSSCNAVTLAKDLAAMPSWRPVRARVLDMFPHTEHFEVITLLERV; this comes from the coding sequence ATGCAGTGCTCCTATTTCGACGCCGGTTTGTGCCGCTCGTGCACCCTGCTCGAGCAGCCGTACGAGCAGCAGCTCGCCGGCAAGGAGGCGCGCGTGCGTGAATTGCTCGCGCCGCATCCGGGCATCCAGTGGCTGCCGACGGTCCCCAGCGCGGAGGGCGGGTTCCGCAACAAGGCGAAGATGATGGTCGGCGGAACGATCGCGGCACCCACTCTCGGACTGCTCGACGGACGCGGACGCGGCATCGACCTGCGCGGCTGTGCGGTGTGCACCCCGGGCATCCGGGCCGCGCTGCCCGCCGTGGCGTCGTTCATCACCGCGGCCGGACTCGAGCCCTACGACGTGCCCACGCGGCGCGGTCAACTCAAGAACGTGATCCTCACCGAGTCGCCGGCCGGTGAACTGATGGTGCGCTTCGTCGTGCGCACGGCCGACGTGCTGCCCGCCATCCGCGCCCAGCTGCCGTCGTTGCTCGCCGCGGAACCGCGGGCCACGGTCGTGTCGGTGAACCTGCACCCCGAGCACAAGGCGGTGGTGGAGGGCGACACCGAGGTGGTGCTCACCGAGAACGACACGCTCACCATGCGCCTCGGCACGGTCGACCTCCGGCTGCGCCCGCAGAGCTTCTTCCAGACCAACAGCGCCGTCGCGGCGGCCCTCTACGCGCAAGCGGTGGAGTGGACGGATGCGCTGCAGCCGCGCTCGGTGTGGGATCTGTATTGCGGGGTCGGCGGGTTCGCGCTGCATTGCGCAGCGCCCGGACGGCGGGTGCTCGGCATCGAGACGAGCGCCGAGGCGATCGAGAGCGCGCGCGCCAGCGCGACCGCGGCCGCCGCGACGGACGTGCGCTTCGAGGTGGGCGACGCGACCGGGTTCGCGCTCGCCGCCGACGAGCATCCGGACCTCGTGATCGTCAACCCGCCGCGACGCGGCATCGGGACGGAGCTCGCCGGGTGGATCGAACGCTCCGAGGTGCGACACGTCATCTACTCGAGCTGCAACGCCGTCACCCTCGCGAAGGATCTCGCCGCGATGCCGTCGTGGCGTCCCGTGCGGGCGCGCGTGCTCGACATGTTCCCGCACACCGAGCACTTCGAGGTGATCACCCTGCTCGAACGAGTGTGA
- a CDS encoding class I SAM-dependent methyltransferase — translation MDGADEDAWSGVAADWAALWGGFSDPARRAIIAGAGIGPGSRVLDVGCGSGEFLAMLHSVGAVAAGIDPAPRMIDAARSLAPDADVRLGAAESLPWGHDSFDVVTAVNAIQFADDTLAALAEAARVTVPGGRIAISNWAEGARNDLDVLERAVAEAAGEELRPDGDLRQEGGLEELLTEGGLTVLEAGIVEMPWEAPDDATLVRGVLMGEDADVIDEATPVLLAAARRFRTESGGYRLVNAFRYAIGRTPG, via the coding sequence GTGGACGGAGCGGACGAGGACGCCTGGTCGGGTGTCGCGGCGGACTGGGCGGCGTTGTGGGGCGGCTTCTCGGATCCCGCGCGCCGGGCGATCATCGCCGGCGCGGGCATCGGACCGGGCAGCCGGGTGCTCGATGTCGGATGCGGGAGCGGCGAGTTCCTCGCGATGCTGCACTCGGTGGGCGCCGTGGCCGCCGGGATCGACCCGGCTCCGCGGATGATCGACGCGGCCCGTTCTCTCGCACCCGACGCGGACGTACGGCTCGGTGCCGCCGAGTCGCTGCCGTGGGGTCACGACTCCTTCGACGTCGTGACGGCGGTCAACGCGATCCAGTTCGCCGACGACACCCTCGCCGCCCTCGCCGAGGCGGCGCGCGTGACGGTGCCGGGGGGACGGATCGCGATCAGCAACTGGGCGGAGGGCGCGCGCAACGACCTGGACGTGCTCGAACGGGCGGTCGCCGAGGCGGCCGGTGAGGAACTGCGCCCCGACGGCGACCTGCGGCAGGAGGGCGGGCTCGAGGAGCTGCTCACCGAGGGCGGGCTCACCGTGCTCGAGGCGGGCATCGTCGAGATGCCGTGGGAGGCCCCCGACGACGCGACGCTCGTGCGCGGCGTGCTCATGGGAGAGGATGCCGACGTGATCGACGAGGCGACGCCGGTGCTGCTCGCCGCGGCCCGCCGGTTCCGCACGGAAAGCGGCGGTTACCGGCTGGTCAACGCGTTCCGTTATGCGATCGGCCGCACCCCCGGCTGA
- a CDS encoding epoxide hydrolase family protein, translated as MVHEIRPFTIDVAHSDLDDLRARIRATRWPDRETVDGWAQGVPLAVMRELARYWADEYDWRRVESRLNAHPQFTTRIDGVDVHFLHVRSPHPEATPLLLTHGWPGSVIEFLRVIEPLTDPERHGGRPEDAFHLVLPSVPGYGFSSRPREAGWGIERIARAWAELMARLGYRRYGAGGGDWGTSISTMVGVHDPQNVIGLYLTPPLVGADPATLDDLTEAEQASLDALAAVGETGSGYAAMHSTRPQTLGYALLDSPVGQAAWIFEKFAAWVDGDPLEVLGIDAVLDDITLYWLTGTGASSTRLYWESYATVDGWFTAGTTDTIDVPVAASVFRDIPRPSRRWAERRFTDIRYWNEPERGGHFAAFEQPELFVQEVRAAFRALR; from the coding sequence ATGGTGCACGAGATCCGGCCCTTCACCATCGACGTCGCGCACAGCGACCTCGACGATCTGCGGGCGCGCATCCGCGCCACGCGCTGGCCCGACCGGGAGACCGTCGACGGCTGGGCGCAAGGCGTGCCCCTCGCGGTGATGCGCGAACTCGCGCGCTACTGGGCCGACGAGTACGACTGGCGTCGCGTCGAGTCCCGGCTCAATGCGCATCCGCAGTTCACGACGCGCATCGACGGCGTCGACGTGCACTTCCTGCATGTGCGCTCGCCGCATCCGGAGGCGACGCCCCTGCTGCTCACGCACGGCTGGCCGGGGTCGGTCATCGAGTTCCTGCGTGTGATCGAGCCGCTGACCGATCCCGAGCGCCACGGTGGCCGGCCCGAGGACGCGTTCCACCTGGTGCTGCCGTCCGTCCCCGGATACGGCTTCAGCTCGCGCCCGCGGGAAGCCGGCTGGGGGATCGAACGCATCGCCCGCGCGTGGGCGGAACTCATGGCGCGCCTCGGCTACCGGCGTTACGGGGCGGGCGGAGGCGACTGGGGCACGAGCATCAGCACGATGGTCGGCGTGCACGACCCGCAGAACGTCATCGGGTTGTACCTCACTCCACCCCTCGTGGGAGCGGATCCGGCCACTCTCGACGATCTGACGGAGGCGGAGCAGGCGTCGCTGGATGCGCTCGCCGCCGTGGGCGAGACCGGGTCGGGGTACGCGGCGATGCACTCGACACGTCCGCAGACGCTCGGCTATGCGCTGCTCGACTCGCCGGTCGGGCAGGCGGCGTGGATCTTCGAGAAGTTCGCGGCGTGGGTCGACGGCGATCCGCTCGAGGTGCTCGGCATCGACGCGGTGCTCGACGACATCACGCTCTACTGGCTCACCGGCACTGGGGCGTCGTCCACCCGGCTCTACTGGGAGAGCTACGCGACGGTCGACGGATGGTTCACCGCCGGCACGACCGACACGATCGACGTGCCCGTCGCCGCATCCGTGTTCCGCGACATCCCGCGCCCGTCCCGCCGGTGGGCGGAGCGACGGTTCACCGACATCCGCTATTGGAATGAACCCGAACGCGGCGGCCACTTCGCCGCGTTCGAACAGCCCGAGCTGTTCGTGCAGGAGGTGCGCGCCGCCTTCCGCGCGCTCCGCTGA
- a CDS encoding winged helix-turn-helix domain-containing protein, giving the protein MSLATLDRPRTAAQLHAVAPAPARETPTQQPRLRPVPEGTEARGFVLYVGIDEAKAAADGVDLSQLVEALKAVTAQLAPSAETYAAVALAPRSAGGRDVDVVRLALQDPAALAKHRQEPEPEEVRAEGVVIDISRKRVVIDDENAGLTYKEFELLQYLVLREGRTIERAELIAKLWADSEEEAPNERTIDVHVRRLRSKLGAYEDIVRTVRGAGYRFDRHADVAIRYASTPSPDVF; this is encoded by the coding sequence ATGTCTCTCGCCACCCTCGACCGTCCCCGTACCGCCGCTCAGCTCCACGCCGTCGCTCCGGCCCCCGCCCGGGAGACCCCCACCCAGCAGCCGCGGTTGCGTCCGGTGCCCGAAGGCACCGAGGCCCGCGGCTTCGTGCTCTACGTCGGCATCGACGAGGCGAAGGCCGCCGCCGACGGCGTCGACCTGAGCCAGCTCGTCGAGGCGCTCAAGGCGGTCACCGCCCAGCTCGCCCCCTCCGCCGAGACGTACGCCGCCGTCGCCCTCGCCCCGCGCAGCGCCGGCGGCCGCGACGTCGATGTCGTGCGGCTCGCCCTGCAGGACCCGGCCGCGCTCGCCAAGCACCGGCAGGAGCCCGAGCCGGAGGAGGTCCGCGCCGAGGGCGTCGTGATCGACATCTCCCGCAAGCGCGTCGTGATCGACGACGAGAACGCCGGACTCACCTACAAGGAGTTCGAGCTGCTGCAGTACCTCGTGCTGCGCGAGGGCCGCACCATCGAGCGCGCCGAGCTCATCGCCAAGCTGTGGGCCGACAGCGAGGAGGAGGCCCCGAACGAGCGCACCATCGACGTGCACGTGCGCCGCCTGCGCTCGAAGCTCGGCGCCTACGAAGACATCGTGCGCACGGTGCGCGGCGCGGGCTACCGCTTCGACCGCCACGCCGACGTCGCGATCCGCTACGCGAGCACCCCCAGCCCCGACGTCTTCTGA
- a CDS encoding SCO4848 family membrane protein gives MLTLAVIVLLLGAVFNIVAWPQFLRRVSADPRARDAQGNATRFLTVHRVLVGIALGIAVLSVVAAVGLLLA, from the coding sequence GTGCTCACTCTCGCCGTCATCGTGCTGCTGCTCGGAGCGGTGTTCAACATCGTCGCCTGGCCGCAGTTCCTGCGCCGCGTCTCCGCCGACCCGCGGGCCAGGGATGCGCAAGGGAACGCGACCCGCTTCCTCACCGTGCACCGCGTGCTCGTGGGCATCGCCCTCGGAATCGCGGTGCTCTCGGTCGTCGCCGCCGTGGGGCTGCTGCTGGCCTGA
- a CDS encoding GbsR/MarR family transcriptional regulator — translation MRSLRNDVSERNPTRCDTIGGRMAAGRLNLEDRQAIASGLAQGRSYAQIARQIGRPTSTVSREVSRNGHRDYDAAEAHQANRRDGRKRVSATPASGTGDVRDAFISELASTLAATGMPRMAARVFARLATSATDTMTAAALVRDLGVSPASVSKSIAYLERMELVERHVEPGSRKERYRVGDDVWTRAIRADSSGHASVADVAQQGVAFFGEDSPVGIRLAHMSRFFGNLTEQLRGSGLAAPTVDDAMTVAAALGHTQHRMTAAQLVSALGWTRHRLDAAIRQLREQPVLADPFTVHENDAGYRLQARPDRLSPEQRAGLQKQVAPTDDR, via the coding sequence GTGAGATCGTTGCGAAACGATGTCAGTGAACGCAATCCGACGCGTTGCGACACGATCGGAGGACGGATGGCGGCGGGTCGGCTGAATCTCGAGGATCGACAGGCGATCGCGTCCGGGCTCGCGCAAGGGCGCTCCTATGCACAGATCGCGCGGCAGATCGGACGCCCGACGTCGACCGTCAGCCGTGAAGTCTCCCGCAACGGGCATCGCGACTACGACGCAGCGGAAGCACACCAGGCGAACCGCCGCGACGGTCGCAAGCGCGTCAGCGCAACGCCGGCGAGCGGCACCGGGGATGTCAGGGACGCGTTCATCAGCGAACTCGCTTCCACGCTCGCCGCGACGGGGATGCCGCGAATGGCCGCGCGAGTCTTCGCCCGCCTCGCCACCTCCGCAACCGACACCATGACGGCTGCCGCCCTTGTGCGCGACCTCGGCGTGAGCCCCGCATCCGTGTCCAAATCGATCGCGTACCTCGAGCGCATGGAACTCGTCGAACGTCACGTCGAGCCCGGCAGCCGCAAAGAGCGATACAGGGTCGGCGACGATGTGTGGACACGAGCAATCCGCGCCGACTCCAGCGGCCATGCGAGCGTCGCCGATGTCGCCCAACAGGGCGTCGCCTTCTTCGGCGAGGACAGCCCGGTGGGTATCCGGCTCGCTCACATGAGCCGGTTCTTCGGAAACCTGACCGAGCAACTTCGCGGCAGCGGCCTGGCGGCCCCGACCGTGGACGATGCGATGACCGTCGCCGCCGCGCTCGGCCACACGCAGCACCGCATGACCGCAGCACAACTGGTCAGTGCACTGGGATGGACTCGCCACCGACTCGACGCCGCAATCCGACAGCTGCGAGAACAGCCTGTCCTCGCTGACCCGTTCACGGTGCACGAGAACGATGCAGGGTATCGGCTACAAGCCCGGCCCGACCGCCTCTCGCCCGAACAACGCGCGGGACTGCAGAAACAGGTGGCGCCGACCGACGATCGTTAG
- a CDS encoding serine hydrolase domain-containing protein yields the protein MSALAQVRPRIAEILARYQTPGATVGILHRGELTELAYGVKDITTGEPVASDTVFQCGSLTKSWTALAFMQLVDEGEVALDEPVRSYLPEFRVADPAVSAQVTSRQLLNHTSGIEESFGDPGDDDDVYERMVEAVADAPQVSPFGSVHGYSAALGYAILARIMEVIDGKPWHRIMAERLFTPMGITDTHAWREEVDTARAARGHLIRSLGEGPIPTPVDDLPRAFGAGGAITSTIRDVLALAHVYLHAGLAPNGQRIVSAAAIREMTTSRVPIPDPYTLGREWALGLVVADWHGHTVYGHDGSTIGQNARLRILPDDDLALALLSNGDPREGRHTEIFNLILEQLGTVTIPPLPTPDPSIVLDPARYVGVFERPGTRFEVTAEQGTLQLHLEVDSMQAAIMGTPDRITHDLLPIDDTHFLMPPNTLLEEAQTAAIFGFRDGRAHYLHTNARLHPRRS from the coding sequence GTGTCCGCGCTCGCCCAGGTGCGCCCCCGGATCGCCGAGATCCTCGCCCGGTACCAGACCCCCGGCGCAACAGTCGGCATCCTGCACCGTGGTGAGCTCACCGAGCTCGCTTACGGCGTGAAAGACATCACCACCGGAGAGCCCGTGGCGTCCGACACGGTGTTCCAGTGCGGGTCGTTGACGAAGTCGTGGACGGCGCTGGCTTTCATGCAGCTCGTCGACGAAGGCGAAGTGGCGCTGGATGAACCGGTGCGTAGCTACCTACCGGAATTCCGGGTGGCCGACCCGGCCGTGAGCGCCCAGGTGACGTCACGGCAGTTGCTCAATCACACGAGCGGGATCGAGGAGTCCTTCGGTGACCCGGGCGACGACGACGACGTGTACGAGCGGATGGTCGAGGCCGTCGCGGATGCGCCCCAGGTCAGCCCCTTCGGCTCCGTCCATGGATACAGCGCCGCCCTCGGGTACGCGATCCTCGCCCGCATCATGGAGGTCATCGACGGCAAGCCCTGGCACCGGATCATGGCCGAGCGGCTCTTCACCCCGATGGGGATCACCGACACCCACGCCTGGCGCGAAGAGGTCGACACGGCCCGTGCAGCCCGCGGCCACCTGATCCGCTCGCTCGGCGAGGGACCGATCCCCACGCCAGTGGACGACCTGCCCCGTGCGTTCGGCGCTGGCGGCGCGATCACCTCCACCATCCGTGACGTGCTCGCCCTGGCTCACGTCTACCTTCACGCCGGCCTCGCCCCGAACGGCCAGCGCATCGTGTCCGCGGCCGCGATACGCGAGATGACGACCTCACGGGTGCCGATCCCCGACCCCTACACTCTCGGCCGAGAATGGGCGCTCGGCCTCGTCGTCGCCGACTGGCACGGGCACACCGTCTATGGACACGACGGCAGCACGATCGGGCAGAACGCCCGCCTGCGCATCCTCCCTGACGATGACCTCGCGTTGGCCCTGCTCAGCAACGGCGACCCTCGCGAAGGCCGCCACACGGAGATCTTCAACCTCATCCTCGAGCAGTTGGGGACCGTCACCATCCCCCCGCTGCCGACCCCCGACCCGAGCATCGTCCTCGACCCGGCGCGCTACGTCGGCGTGTTCGAACGACCCGGCACCCGTTTCGAGGTCACCGCGGAACAGGGCACGCTCCAGCTCCACCTCGAGGTCGACTCCATGCAGGCGGCGATCATGGGCACACCCGACCGCATCACCCACGACCTCCTTCCCATCGACGACACCCACTTCCTCATGCCGCCGAACACGCTGCTCGAGGAAGCGCAGACGGCGGCGATCTTCGGCTTCCGTGACGGGCGCGCCCACTACCTCCACACCAACGCCCGTCTCCACCCTCGGAGATCGTGA
- a CDS encoding pentapeptide repeat-containing protein, with amino-acid sequence MEPSSGRTFQSEDWYGRTFGAERFERCVFIDCDLTEVVTAGTVFDGCEFLGGRLNASVHRSTRFATCTFREVSMFDATFEHCKLSGSQFMGCALRPLTVVGGDWSLTSLFAADLREVSFAGVKLDEADFTDARLEKASFRGASLVQATLSRARLRGADLVGADAAGATLAGIDWRGVHIDAALAVTVAESLGALVD; translated from the coding sequence ATGGAACCGTCTAGCGGACGCACCTTCCAGTCCGAGGACTGGTACGGACGCACGTTCGGAGCGGAACGCTTCGAGCGCTGCGTCTTCATCGACTGCGACCTCACCGAGGTCGTGACCGCCGGCACCGTCTTCGACGGCTGCGAGTTCCTCGGCGGCCGCCTCAACGCATCCGTGCACCGCTCGACCCGGTTCGCCACGTGCACCTTCCGCGAGGTGAGCATGTTCGACGCGACGTTCGAGCACTGCAAGCTCTCGGGCAGCCAGTTCATGGGATGCGCGCTGCGTCCGCTCACCGTCGTCGGAGGCGACTGGAGTCTCACGAGCCTGTTCGCCGCGGACCTGCGCGAGGTGTCGTTCGCGGGCGTCAAGCTCGACGAAGCCGACTTCACGGATGCGCGCCTCGAGAAGGCGTCGTTCCGGGGCGCGTCGCTCGTGCAGGCGACCCTCTCCCGCGCCCGGTTGCGCGGCGCGGACCTCGTCGGCGCGGATGCGGCCGGCGCGACCCTCGCGGGCATCGACTGGCGCGGCGTGCACATCGACGCCGCCCTCGCGGTGACGGTGGCCGAGTCGCTCGGCGCGCTCGTCGACTAG
- the upp gene encoding uracil phosphoribosyltransferase produces MRVHVADHPLITHKLSVLRDKSTPSPTFRNLTEELVTLLAYEATRSVRTVDVTIETPVATTTGVAIADPRPLVVPILRAGLGMLDGMVKLVPTAEVGFLGMVRNEETLQPDIYAERLPDDLSNRQTFVLDPMLATGGSLIAAIEYLFDRGAVDVTAICLIAAPEGLAAVEKATQGRDVTIVLGALDEKLNEVGYIVPGLGDAGDRLYGTV; encoded by the coding sequence ATGCGAGTCCACGTCGCCGACCATCCGCTCATCACCCACAAGCTCTCGGTGCTGCGCGACAAGTCCACCCCGTCGCCCACCTTCCGCAACCTCACCGAAGAGCTCGTGACCCTGCTCGCCTACGAGGCGACGCGGTCCGTGCGCACGGTCGACGTGACCATCGAGACGCCCGTCGCCACCACGACCGGCGTCGCGATCGCCGACCCGCGTCCGCTCGTCGTGCCGATCCTGCGCGCCGGCCTCGGCATGCTCGACGGCATGGTCAAGCTCGTGCCCACCGCCGAGGTCGGATTCCTCGGCATGGTGCGCAACGAAGAGACGCTGCAGCCCGACATCTACGCCGAGCGCCTCCCCGACGACCTCTCGAACCGCCAGACGTTCGTGCTCGACCCGATGCTCGCCACCGGCGGCTCGCTCATCGCCGCGATCGAGTACCTCTTCGACCGCGGAGCGGTGGATGTGACCGCGATCTGCCTGATCGCGGCCCCGGAGGGGCTCGCCGCCGTCGAGAAGGCGACCCAGGGCCGCGACGTGACCATCGTGCTCGGCGCGCTCGACGAGAAGCTCAACGAGGTCGGCTACATCGTGCCCGGGCTCGGCGACGCCGGCGACCGGCTGTATGGAACCGTCTAG
- the tadA gene encoding tRNA adenosine(34) deaminase TadA, producing MREALAEARLALDTGDVPVGAIVLDGSGAVIGRGRNERELRQDPTAHAEVLALREAAAATGDWHLTDATLVVTLEPCVMCAGAILSARVPRVVFGAWDEKAGAVGSVYDVLRDRRLPHTVEVFAGVDADASAALLTEFFEARR from the coding sequence ATGCGCGAGGCGCTCGCCGAGGCGCGGTTGGCGCTCGACACGGGCGACGTGCCGGTCGGGGCGATCGTGCTCGACGGCAGCGGCGCGGTGATCGGCCGTGGCCGCAACGAACGCGAGCTGCGGCAGGATCCGACGGCCCACGCCGAGGTGCTCGCGCTGCGCGAGGCGGCCGCGGCGACGGGGGACTGGCACCTCACCGACGCGACGCTCGTCGTGACGCTCGAGCCGTGCGTCATGTGCGCGGGCGCGATCCTCTCCGCCCGCGTGCCGCGGGTCGTGTTCGGCGCGTGGGACGAGAAGGCGGGCGCCGTCGGCAGCGTCTACGACGTGCTGCGCGACCGCCGGCTGCCGCACACCGTGGAGGTCTTCGCCGGCGTCGACGCCGACGCCTCCGCGGCCCTGCTCACGGAGTTCTTCGAAGCGCGCCGCTGA